One genomic region from Strix uralensis isolate ZFMK-TIS-50842 chromosome 5, bStrUra1, whole genome shotgun sequence encodes:
- the EIF3L gene encoding eukaryotic translation initiation factor 3 subunit L: MAYPGEDYDNEAAYDPYAYSNDYDMHTGDPKQDLAYERQYEQQTYQVIPEVIKNFIQYFHKTVSDLIDQKVYELQASRVSSDVIDQKVYEIQDIYENSWTKLTERFFKNTPWPEAEAIAPQVGNDAVFLILYKELYYRHIYAKVSGGPTLEQRFESYYNYCNLFNYILNADGPAPLELPNQWLWDIIDEFIYQFQSFSQYRCKTAKKSEEEIDFLRSNPKIWNVHSVLNVLHSLVDKSNINRQLEVYTSGGDPESVAGEYGRHSLYKMLGYFSLVGLLRLHSLLGDYYQAIKVLENIELNKKSMYSRVPECQVTTYYYVGFAYLMMRRYQDAIRVFANILLYIQRTKSMFQRTTYKYEMINKQNEQMHALLAIALTMYPMRIDESIHLQLREKYGDKMLRMQKGDAQVYEELFSYACPKFLSPVVPNYDNVHPNYHKEPFLQQLKVFADEVQQQAQLSTIRSFLKLYTTMPVAKLAGFLDLTEQEFRIQLLVFKHKMKNLVWTSGISALDGEFQSASEVDFYIDKDMIHIADTKVARRYGDFFIRQIHKFEELNRTLKKMGQRP, from the exons GAGGACTACGACAACGAG GCCGCCTACGACCCGTACGCCTACTCCAACGACTATGATATGCACACGG GAGACCCGAAGCAAGACTTGGCCTACGAGCGCCAGTACGAGCAGCAGACCTACCAGGTGATCCCCGAAGTGATCAAAAACTTCATTCAGTATTTTCACAAGACGGTGTCGGATCTCATTGACCAGAAGGTGTATGAGCTCCAGGCCAGCCGTGTTTCCAGTGATGTCATTGACCAGAAGGTGTACGAGATCCAGGATATCTATGAAAACAG CTGGACAAAGCTGACAGAAAGGTTTTTTAAGAATACCCCATGGCCTGAGGCTGAGGCCATTGCCCCTCAGGTTGGAAATG ATGCCGTTTTCCTCATCCTGTACAAGGAGCTGTATTATAGACACATCTATGCCAAAGTCAGC GGGgggcccacgctggagcagagatttgaATCCTATTACAACTACTGCAATCTCTTCAACTACATCCTCA ATGCTGATGGCCCTGCTCCTTTGGAACTGCCCAACCAGTGGCTCTGGGATATCATTGATGAATTCATATACCAG TTCCAGTCTTTCAGCCAGTACCGCTGCAAGACAGCCAAGAAGTCTGAAGAGGAAATTGATTTCCTTCGTTCCAACCCCAAGATCTGGAATGTCCACAGTGTCCTTAATGTGCTGCACTCTCTGGTGGACAAATCCAACATCAACCGACAGCTGGAGGTCTATACAAGTGGAG gtgACCCTGAAAGCGTGGCTGGTGAATATGGTCGCCACTCTCTGTACAAGATGCTGGGCTATTTCAGCCTGGTTGGGCTACTGCGTCTGCACTCTCTGCTGGGGGATTACTACCAAGCAATCAAGGTTCTGGAGAACATTGAGCTCAACAAGAAG AGCATGTACTCGCGGGTGCCTGAGTGCCAGGTGACCACCTACTACTACGTGGGCTTCGCATACCTTATGATGCGACGTTACCAGGATGCTATCCGTGTCTTTGCCAACATCCTCCTCTACATCCAAAGGACCAAGAGCATGTTCCAGAGGACGACCTACAAATACGAGATG ATTAACAAGCAGAACGAGCAAATGCATGCACTCCTGGCCATCGCCCTCACCATGTACCCCATGCGCATAGATGAGAGCATCCACCTGCAGCTGCGAGAGAAATATGGGGATAAAATGCTGCGCATGCAGAAGGGTGATGCACAAGTCTACGAGGAGCTCTTCAGTTACGCTTGCCCCAAGTTCCTCTCCCCCGTGGTACCCAATTACGACAATGTGCACCCCAACTACCACAAGGagcccttcctgcagcagctcAAGGTCTTTGCTGATGAGGTTCAGCAGCAGGCCCAGCTCTCCACCATCCGTAGCTTCCTCAAGCTCTACACCACCATGCCCGTGGCGAAGTTGGCTGGCTTCTTAGACCTCACAGAACAGGAGTTTCGTATCCAGCTGCTTGTCTTCAAGCACAAGATGAAGAACCTGGTATGGACTAGTGGCATATCTGCCCTGGATGGGGAGTTCCAGTCAGCCTCTGAGGTTGACTTCTATATTGACAAG GACATGATTCATATTGCGGACACAAAGGTTGCTCGACGTTATGGGGACTTCTTCATCCGCCAGATCCACAAGTTTGAGGAG CTGAATCGAACCCTGAAGAAGATGGGCCAGAGACCCTAA